tttttgtttgtcttTGATTTGTGATTGTGGGATGATTTTGTGCTACTATTTAGATGATTTTGAAGTGGGTTAGTGAAACTATGTTGCTTTTGTTCTCAATCTCTTTGTTTGTCATTATCGCCGCCTGTTTGGGTCTCGTTTGGTTGGCTGAGAGATTGTGGGAGAGGAGAAGAAGTGGAAATTTTGAACGTCGATGTTCAACTGGGTGTAGTGTTGCTTGAGCTCAGCATtcctctcccccccccccccccccccccccccccccctccctcccTTTTTTTCTCGGAAACTAAGGCCACATATGGCATGATGCTaaagatttggattttttggtTTGTTATCTTCTGTTTTCTCACAAACCAAAAACTAGTTtaggtcctttttttttttttttttggcttgacCTTGCTTCTCAAATTGGGAAGATTGGAAATTTCTGTTGCGCCCATTGTGTTTGGAGAAAGTTCATCCGCTTGAAATTCATTTACGCTTGAAACTCTCACAGGATAAATGCGTTTATGATGTTATGTATGGTATTTTGTTTGTCAAATCCTTAAAGATTCATAGCCCAGGCATACCAGAAATTCCTAATTTCTTGATAGAAATGGATAAGGGTTCCGAACTCATATATGGGCTTCTCAGTTTAAGGTTATAGAAGGTTGTGTTTGAGATGTCAGTAATGCAATATGATCACAGGACTTCTAATCATTCTTTATTTGACCAGCCTGCAGATGGATTTTGCTAAATGGGACTGTGTTTATCTTCTCCATTGTCTCTTTTAGTCATTGAATGTTGAAGTGCCCTTGATTTCTTGTCTGTGAAAATGAGGGCTGAGAAACAAGGTTCAAAAAGTGGAGGTTATGTTGGTGGTTTTTTTCAGCTGTTCGACTGGAATGCCAAATCAAGAAAGAAGTTGTTCTCTAATAAGTCTGATTTACCAGGTACATTGTACTATATGTGCATAgatcaaatattagaaatatgtGTGTACGTCCATGTTCTTGCATATATGAGTAGTCTTATTCTGTTATTCCCTTATTTGGTTTGTGTGCATATTATGTTCTGTATATTTGCCTAGTCCTTTTTCAATTGTTGGTTACAGACTGTCTTCTCCTGTCACTTTTTTTGTAGAGAGATCCAAACAAGGAAAGAAAAGTGATGGGAATTTGCCAATGACACGGTTTCGTCTGGTGGTAATATggtcattttttcttcaattgtttaaattatttctcGATTTTATGTGGTAGGTTGAGTTTGAGTTGAGTCTAAACCAGTTTTCTTTGTACATTACCAGACAGATGATGATGAAGCTGGAGCAACACCAAGTTTCAAAGGAAGTAGTGATTATAGTTGTGGTTCATCAGTAACTGATGAGGAAGGGTACGGAACAAGGGCTCCCGGAGTTGTAGCCAGGCTAATGGGATTAGATTCCCTGCCCCCATCCAATATTTCAGAGCCATACTCTTCCCCATTCTTTGACTCCCAATCTCTCCGAGATGTTCATTACAACAGGAAAAACTTTGATTTTCATCATGATCATCAAATCATGCATTCTGGCAATCTGCTCAACAGGGTGGATGGCCCATCTAGAAGTGCCATGGATTTAAAGCCTCCAAAGACACTAAGCAGACCAATTGAGAAGTTCCAAACTGAAATTCTGCCTCCTAAGTCAGCTAAATCAATTCCAAGCACGCATCATAAACTTTTATCTCCTATTAAGAGTCCTGGCTTCATTCCAACTAAGAATGCAGCTCATATAATGGAAGCAGCTGCTAAAATTATTGAGCCAGGACCTCAAGCCACTACTAAGGCCAAAATGCCCCTTGTAGGTTCTCCTTTGGTGCCCTTGAAAGTTCGAGATCTGAAAGAGAGAATGGAAGCTGCTCAGAAAATGCCTCTGGTTGGGTCTTCTTCAGTACCTTCGAAAgtgaaaaatctaaaagagaAAGCGGATGCTGCTCAGAAACTATCAAGGCGTGCTGAAACTTCTCGAAGACCAGTTGAGTCTAGTGCTGCTAAGTATCTCAAAGGTCAGTCTTTGAACAAGAGCTGGAATGGATCAGAAGAGACAACATCATTCAGGGGTTCTTCTGATACAGAAGAAAGTTCTGCTGGTTTAAAGAATAAAGGAAAATCCATTTCCCTTGCAATCCAAGCAAAGGTCAATGTTCAGAGGAGAGAAGGTCTAAATCCAAGTACCAATAGAAGTTCAGTAGGTCTGAGAGAACAGAATGAGGTTAAATCAAGCCAGCCATTCAAGAGCCAATCAAATACCCAAAAAGGTGTGCATAAGAAACCTTCTACACCTAATGCTCCAGGTGTGCTCAGACAGAATAATCAGAAACAAAATTGCATGGTGGATAAAGACAAGTTACCATCAAAGTCCTTTGTTTCTACCTCACAAAGCAGGAAACCCTTGTCTGGGGAATCCTCTTTGGGGCGTCACAAAACCTCAAGTAAAGTTTCTGGGAACTCCAAAGCTGGATCCAGGAAGTTGGGCTTAGAGCCAACTGATAGTGAAAAGGAAGTCTCATATTCAAGTACAAAGAATTTCCCTCGGAAGAAGCGATCTATAAATGGGGATTTTAATCTTGAGAACAATTGGGTTGCTGATAATTTCTTGATTGACAAAAATGAGAAAGCATTTCAGTCTAATACAGTGAAAGAAAGGCACTTTAGTTGGGCAGAAGATAGCAGAAAGAAAGGCATGGATGTTGTTTCTTTTACATTCACAGCTCCACTGACACGATCTATCCCTGGTTCCGAGTCCCCTAGCCAGGCGGCAATGAAAAGTAATGGTCTTTCAACAGATTATCGAGGTAAAAAAGTGCTGCTTGAACCAGATGCTAAAAACTTATCTTCACTTGGAATTAATGTGATAGGCGGTGATGCTTTGAGTATGCTTTTGGACCAAAAACTAAGGGAATTGACCGATGGGGTTGATTCTTCCCGGCGTGAATCTTTCAAAGTAGGGTCAACTGCTAGTTCTTCTATTCTTCAAGATCTGGCACCTACTCTTAATGCACTAAGCACCACACATAGGTTGCATGACAAGAGGGACCAACCTTGGCTTCAGAAAGATAAAATGGATAGCCTATATGACTCTGACTTCTCTTTTACTGCTCCTTCGGCATTTGACATAAAGCATAAACTTCAGGTATGTTACTTATTTATGCTTATCTTCCTCCTGTAtcacttctttctttttcttccttttaccCTTTCCTTTTCTAAACTTAttctttgtgtgtgtgttttgaGGAAAGGGGTGGGATGTAGTTGTTGTTCCTCCATACCTTATAACAATGGTCTGTAGCCTGTAGGAATACTTTCAAATGAAATCATGTTAACATCAAAATCTATCGTTCTAAAAGGGCAGGCTTTAAATCCCATGGTTAGAACCTAAATGATATCTTTCAAGCCATAAggaattcttttgatgctttcGTGCGGTTCCCAGTTAGGTTCAGTACCTTCACAATAATGGAGAACTGTCATAGATTTGGAATATGGTAGGAGATGCtaaaagtttgttttcttttatttataactAGGAGTTGAAGGGTAAAATGGcccttttggaaaaaaaatatatttggtttAGACACTGAGAAAATAATGTTCAATATAGCCCCTTTTCTCCACCCTAACTAGGAAGTTGCATGTTAATTCTGCAGCTTTTTTGTTGTCTTTAACATTCAACCTAGCCCCTTTAATATTCATATGATAACATTAAAATTTCACatttatctaaatttttatCCTTTAATATTTATCCAAATTGTTATcccataataaataatattagaactcaatatttatcccaattctaaataaaattaaaatcaacttaaaagtaattaaaCACATTTCTTTAATTTAGGTAAATAAAGTTTTATAAGGCAATATATAGTTATATTTTGGCggtaaaattcaaaattttggtttgcCTAAACTtgaaaagatatataaaattcaacacttttatccaaataaattttgtaaagatttttcttttataaaaaatttgataaattaaattaaaaaaaaaacaatatttatttaaaattaacaaaaatgcaCATCTTGGTTTTGCAGCTTCTGGTTAGAAATGAAACTGCGAAGGGCCATCTTGCACTTCAACTCTAagctaatatatatattcttataaaAGGAACATCTTGCTTTTCAACTTTAAGATAACTATTGCCTGATGTCAGCAACTTTAAGTTTCTTGTCAACTTACCCATATCAGAAGATTGTGTTTTTGGGTTAAGGGAATGACTTGTTTGAGTGCTTTCCGGCTTCTGTAAATATAGTTTCAATTTCTCCATTTGATTATCATGTGAGTGGTGAATACTGTTTAAATTTTGGCATATGGGAAGGGTAGAAGCTGCAAAAGAGTAATGCTTTGGCTATTTTATGGCGGTGATAGTGTAGGTCACCAAGCTGTGAGCTCTTGGACCTGGCCAGTAGCACTTGGAAccttcaaaagaaattttaccTTTGTAGTGAACATGGTTTAAGAGGCTCAATTGCTAGTTAGTACTGtcagattttaaaataaaatgggcCATTTATCTTTATAACATTTTTGCTGTATTTCCTACCCAGAGGTGCTTGCCCCCCCATCCCTGTATCTTTTCCTGTGTTGGACACAGTTTTGCACCATTTCTTTAATGCttctttatcaatttatttatctttttcagGGAGAGAATGAGATGGATGAgtgcagcagcagcagcaatgCTGAAGCCAGAAACTTGCTTGATTGTCGACATCCTAGTCCAGTTTCTATTCTTGAACCTTCTTTTTCAACTGAAAGTTGCAACTCTTCAGACAGCACAGACAGTAATAGCATAGAAGGTAATAGGCAACATGTtctgttttaaaattttagttacttCTAAGCATGGAAATGTTGATACTCCTAGAATTTCTTCCAGGAAGCAAGCACTTCTCATCTGTTCTAGCCCAGGAATTGATTAGTTTGAGCTTTTCAAAGAAGTTCAATTCAATGGAAGCCGATGCAGAGCTATCAGATTCAGCTTCTTCCACATCTACTGCAACTGTGGCTACAAAGCATGTGGTGGCATTAACTGCAACATGTTTGGTGAGATCTACCAAGTGGGAACTAGAATATGTGAAGGAGATACTCTGTAACATTGAATTGATGTTCAAGGATTTTGCATTGGGTCGTGCCCGTGAGATCATAAATCCTCATCTTTTCCATCAGTTGGAGAATCGAAAAGGAGGCTTGGAAATTGATGGAGATGAGTCTAGGCTAAATAGGAAGGTGTTATTTGATTGTGTGAGCGAATGCTTAGACTTAAGATGTAGGCGGTATGTTGGTGGGGGATGCAAAACATGGGCAAAAGGGGTGACAATGGTAAGAAGAAAGGAGTGGTTATCAGAGGAAGTGTACAAGGAGATCTCAGGATGGAGAAGCATGGGGGACTGTATGGTGGATGAGCTTGTAGACAAGGACATGAGCAGCCAGTATGGAAGATGGCTTGACTTTGAAGTCGAAACATTTGAACTTGGAGTGGAGATTGAGAGCCTGCTATTTACTTCTTTGGTTGATGAAATTGTTGCTGATATCTTGCTATTTTAGTGCCCTGGCTTGTTGATTATCTCTGCAATTTTTTCTCTCGAGAACCTTGCATGGTGGATGATGAGCTTGTAAGCAACGACATGTGCAGCCAGTACAGGAGATGGCTCGAGTCTGAAGCTGAAGGCATTCTAGCTTCGAGTAGAGATCAAGGGTCAGATGTTTAATTCTTTGCTTAATGAAGTTCTTTGCTGACACCTTGCTATTTTATTCCTTAGTGTAATCTCCACCATTTTTTATCCTCGAGAACCTTCTATTCTTGTATTTTCAATCTTATTCTTCAAATTACTGCTTTATTAAGCCTCTGTGATCCATGCCATCAACATTCTGCCATAACAAAATCTAGGGAAAGTGATCTCTTTACTTTTCTGCATGGAATTGTTAGAAGAGAACTGCTTCAATCGTGTTTAGACTGGCTTGAAAACCATCTCAGAGAGAGGTAGGGCTTATTACTATCACAGTACCATTTGGCATAGACAGCCATAACCTCATTGCCTAGCTCTTGTGCTGAACAACCTCCATTCCCTGCTCTGAAACAATGTGGTGGGTGGCAGCATATATTTATAGAGGGCTCCCATTTCCTCGACATGGAACATTGCACCAATGGCATGTTTAAGGAATGGGAATGATTCTCTTTTCTTCGTTTGCCTTGTTTACTTGGATATGGGAATGAAAAAGGGAATGTGGGTCTCTCGCAAACCTTGTGGAAATCCATCCTCCAAAAGGAAGGAGGAATGGGTTCCGGGAATGGGGTTTTCTAGAAAGTGAATCatgaaaaattaatcattttaccctatattatgaataattattaaattaataaatatttttaaatatttttaaattattaaaaatattgcacatttataaatattcaaatcatgaatttttcaaagccaTAATTATATTATTCCTAATATTTGATATTAGAGAACTCCGGTTAATGAAATTTTTgctttgaaaaaacaatttttatcatgctaaaaattaaaatccgTGTGATGTCTAATCAAACCCCAAgagataaatattttcaatttaaaaataattttgtaatttaaattaattaattaattttaaaatgcaaatgttacaaaaataaattttattcgtCTTTAAtcccatttatatatatatattttcacttTCAATAACAATTGTGAAAATTGTATGCGTAAAGGTGAAATGGTAAAATTCCTAATAGAATTAGCAAATGTTACTAATAGATTTGTTTCTTACATTGTAACTTGTAAGTAAAGTCTTCCACTCTGTAAAGACCTCAATAGAATTACTAATTTCAATTCCCTttcctttatttcttttctttcccttatttGATTCCCTTTCATATGATTCCATTTCCTATAAAGTTTATTAATCATGCCCTAAGGATTTATTTGTTAGGAAGTGTAATAAGATTATATCTATAAATACTTCATGTCATTAAGAAAAAAGTTATAAGAAAGATGTCAGATTGTGAACAGATgtgaagaaaaggaagaggaagagaaagagaaagaaaaatagattgTTGTTGAAGCAAAAGAACTAGTGGTTCAAGGTGTAGATTTTAAGAAGAGTAAGAGACTCTATTAAACAAAAGGCTTATGGTTCATGTAATGACCAATTTTCAATTATGTAGATATCGTCCATTTTGGTACGGGTCATTATAGTTCAGATTAGAGATATAAAGATTAGATGAACACGATATGTGACTTAATAGTTATATTTGTTTATCCTCTATAATATTATGTATCTTATTGTAAATTGTTATTATTCATGAAGGTTGGTATGATTTGTTCACTTATGTTAAAACCTTGTGTATTTGTGTgtgaattgttttattttatattcttccattaatatatttacattaaaaCTTTATCTAACACAACAAGTGATATTAGAACCTTAGTTGAATACGTTGAAAAGAGCGTTGGTTGAAGATATTTCAAAGAGTTTTGTTTGAATATTTCAAAATGAGCAAAGAAGAATAGAGCACAAAAAAGGACTGTAAAAGGGAATTTTTGTTAAGGTCTAGTCAAGTATTCATCATGGCTTACAACAAGACCGTGGTGTATAAAGGGAACCATGACATATGAAAAGAGTGACATGTAGAAGGAAATTGAATATCACATATAGATGAAAAGACTGATTTAATGGATTTGATTTGAGGTGAAGATTGTTGGGAAGTATCTCAAATTCCCAattgaaatatatttctttttatagatggaatattgtatagaattttttttaaagttcatATGTGATTGTAATAAgattccttatagaataaggagaattaattgaaatatttttgtatatacTTGAGGTTATGAGAGGAAAAAATTATGAGAGAAATTGGATGGAATAAGAGGACTTGTGATTCAAGATGTAGATATAAAGAAAAGTGAGAAAGAATTCGCAGTTCAAGATGTAGATGTAAAGAAAAGTGAGAAAGAACTCATAGTTCAAGATGTAAATGTAAAGAAAAGTGAGAAATATTCAATAAAGCCAAAGGACTTATACGGTACAAAGCATGAAGAAACATGAAATGCTTGGAGGGCTCTCTTTCTTTGATTCTAAGGCACgcattatgtgattaattaaatCCATTAAGTCATTATGTACTTTTGTacgtaaatatttttattttatgagaaaattgtgttttggacccaGTTGGatccaaaaattaatatttagcCCATAAAAGTTGTATAATTGATgagaatgatataaaatgtgaaaagatcaatatacccttcaaaactattttgagtattttctatcataatatttgataaacttttttatcttaattttttttaataattattctgaaaatttattatttttagaaaacttatttttttttaaaaaatatattctaaaaatacatcatttaaaaaaaataattttgacatatttttagttatttttttacaaacataattttaaaatatatattttctaatatgtttgattattaaataataataataataataattt
This region of Vitis vinifera cultivar Pinot Noir 40024 chromosome 5, ASM3070453v1 genomic DNA includes:
- the LOC100256774 gene encoding uncharacterized protein LOC100256774 isoform X2 codes for the protein MRAEKQGSKSGGYVGGFFQLFDWNAKSRKKLFSNKSDLPERSKQGKKSDGNLPMTRFRLTDDDEAGATPSFKGSSDYSCGSSVTDEEGYGTRAPGVVARLMGLDSLPPSNISEPYSSPFFDSQSLRDVHYNRKNFDFHHDHQIMHSGNLLNRVDGPSRSAMDLKPPKTLSRPIEKFQTEILPPKSAKSIPSTHHKLLSPIKSPGFIPTKNAAHIMEAAAKIIEPGPQATTKAKMPLVGSPLVPLKVRDLKERMEAAQKMPLVGSSSVPSKVKNLKEKADAAQKLSRRAETSRRPVESSAAKYLKGQSLNKSWNGSEETTSFRGSSDTEESSAGLKNKGKSISLAIQAKVNVQRREGLNPSTNRSSVGLREQNEVKSSQPFKSQSNTQKGVHKKPSTPNAPGVLRQNNQKQNCMVDKDKLPSKSFVSTSQSRKPLSGESSLGRHKTSSKVSGNSKAGSRKLGLEPTDSEKEVSYSSTKNFPRKKRSINGDFNLENNWVADNFLIDKNEKAFQSNTVKERHFSWAEDSRKKGMDVVSFTFTAPLTRSIPGSESPSQAAMKSNGLSTDYRGKKVLLEPDAKNLSSLGINVIGGDALSMLLDQKLRELTDGVDSSRRESFKVGSTASSSILQDLAPTLNALSTTHRLHDKRDQPWLQKDKMDSLYDSDFSFTAPSAFDIKHKLQGENEMDECSSSSNAEARNLLDCRHPSPVSILEPSFSTESCNSSDSTDSNSIEGSKHFSSVLAQELISLSFSKKFNSMEADAELSDSASSTSTATVATKHVVALTATCLVRSTKWELEYVKEILCNIELMFKDFALGRAREIINPHLFHQLENRKGGLEIDGDESRLNRKVLFDCVSECLDLRCRRYVGGGCKTWAKGVTMVRRKEWLSEEVYKEISGWRSMGDCMVDELVDKDMSSQYGRWLDFEVETFELGVEIESLLFTSLVDEIVADILLF
- the LOC100256774 gene encoding uncharacterized protein LOC100256774 isoform X1; protein product: MRAEKQGSKSGGYVGGFFQLFDWNAKSRKKLFSNKSDLPERSKQGKKSDGNLPMTRFRLVTDDDEAGATPSFKGSSDYSCGSSVTDEEGYGTRAPGVVARLMGLDSLPPSNISEPYSSPFFDSQSLRDVHYNRKNFDFHHDHQIMHSGNLLNRVDGPSRSAMDLKPPKTLSRPIEKFQTEILPPKSAKSIPSTHHKLLSPIKSPGFIPTKNAAHIMEAAAKIIEPGPQATTKAKMPLVGSPLVPLKVRDLKERMEAAQKMPLVGSSSVPSKVKNLKEKADAAQKLSRRAETSRRPVESSAAKYLKGQSLNKSWNGSEETTSFRGSSDTEESSAGLKNKGKSISLAIQAKVNVQRREGLNPSTNRSSVGLREQNEVKSSQPFKSQSNTQKGVHKKPSTPNAPGVLRQNNQKQNCMVDKDKLPSKSFVSTSQSRKPLSGESSLGRHKTSSKVSGNSKAGSRKLGLEPTDSEKEVSYSSTKNFPRKKRSINGDFNLENNWVADNFLIDKNEKAFQSNTVKERHFSWAEDSRKKGMDVVSFTFTAPLTRSIPGSESPSQAAMKSNGLSTDYRGKKVLLEPDAKNLSSLGINVIGGDALSMLLDQKLRELTDGVDSSRRESFKVGSTASSSILQDLAPTLNALSTTHRLHDKRDQPWLQKDKMDSLYDSDFSFTAPSAFDIKHKLQGENEMDECSSSSNAEARNLLDCRHPSPVSILEPSFSTESCNSSDSTDSNSIEGSKHFSSVLAQELISLSFSKKFNSMEADAELSDSASSTSTATVATKHVVALTATCLVRSTKWELEYVKEILCNIELMFKDFALGRAREIINPHLFHQLENRKGGLEIDGDESRLNRKVLFDCVSECLDLRCRRYVGGGCKTWAKGVTMVRRKEWLSEEVYKEISGWRSMGDCMVDELVDKDMSSQYGRWLDFEVETFELGVEIESLLFTSLVDEIVADILLF
- the LOC100256774 gene encoding uncharacterized protein LOC100256774 isoform X3, coding for MTDDDEAGATPSFKGSSDYSCGSSVTDEEGYGTRAPGVVARLMGLDSLPPSNISEPYSSPFFDSQSLRDVHYNRKNFDFHHDHQIMHSGNLLNRVDGPSRSAMDLKPPKTLSRPIEKFQTEILPPKSAKSIPSTHHKLLSPIKSPGFIPTKNAAHIMEAAAKIIEPGPQATTKAKMPLVGSPLVPLKVRDLKERMEAAQKMPLVGSSSVPSKVKNLKEKADAAQKLSRRAETSRRPVESSAAKYLKGQSLNKSWNGSEETTSFRGSSDTEESSAGLKNKGKSISLAIQAKVNVQRREGLNPSTNRSSVGLREQNEVKSSQPFKSQSNTQKGVHKKPSTPNAPGVLRQNNQKQNCMVDKDKLPSKSFVSTSQSRKPLSGESSLGRHKTSSKVSGNSKAGSRKLGLEPTDSEKEVSYSSTKNFPRKKRSINGDFNLENNWVADNFLIDKNEKAFQSNTVKERHFSWAEDSRKKGMDVVSFTFTAPLTRSIPGSESPSQAAMKSNGLSTDYRGKKVLLEPDAKNLSSLGINVIGGDALSMLLDQKLRELTDGVDSSRRESFKVGSTASSSILQDLAPTLNALSTTHRLHDKRDQPWLQKDKMDSLYDSDFSFTAPSAFDIKHKLQGENEMDECSSSSNAEARNLLDCRHPSPVSILEPSFSTESCNSSDSTDSNSIEGSKHFSSVLAQELISLSFSKKFNSMEADAELSDSASSTSTATVATKHVVALTATCLVRSTKWELEYVKEILCNIELMFKDFALGRAREIINPHLFHQLENRKGGLEIDGDESRLNRKVLFDCVSECLDLRCRRYVGGGCKTWAKGVTMVRRKEWLSEEVYKEISGWRSMGDCMVDELVDKDMSSQYGRWLDFEVETFELGVEIESLLFTSLVDEIVADILLF